GCGAATCCGTCGCTGCCGCGCGTTCGCAGTCATCGAACCAGTTCAGCTGACGATCCGCACCGCGTACGGCATGATGCCGCCCTCGCGCACCGGCGAAACCCGGACCACCTCGCCCGATTGGGGCGCCTCGACCATCTGCCCGTCACCCAGGTACAGCGCGACGTGCTCGCTGCCGTTCGGTCCCCAGAACAGCATGTCGCCGCGAGCGCGCTCGGCCACCGGCACTCGGGTACCGGCGTTGTACTGGTACCCGCTGTAGTGCGGCAGCGAAACCCCGATCCCCGCAAAGGCATAGATCATCAGGCCGGAACAATCGAAGCCGACCTTGTTGTAATCGCCGAAGCTGTCCGCGACACCGCCGTCGCGGATGCCGAGCGTCGGGCCGTTCGCGTCGCCGCCGCCCCAGGAATAGATGACCCCCAATTGCGACATGGCGCGGTCGACGACCGTCTCCACCGCGGCCGAGCCGGTGACCGACGGATACGACGGGCGCGGCGTGGACCGTTTCGGCGGCGGCGCGTCCCCCAACTGCGTGTGCGGGCGCTGCTCGGTGTTGAGCTGACCGGCGCGGGCCTGCGCGTCCTTGTCGGCGGCGGCCCGGGCCGCCGCCGCGGCGGCCGCGGCGCGCACGGCGGCCTCCTCGGCCTTGCGTTGTTGATCCCAAGCCAGATACGCGTCCCGCTGGCCCTGCAGGCCGGCGACATTCTGTCGCGCGAAGTCCAAGCGGCCCTGCGCATCCTGGCGTTGCCGGAGCAGGTCGTCGCGCCGGACGGTCTGCTGATCGAGTTCGTTCTTGGCGGCGGCGACGGCGTGCTCGGCGTCGATCTTCTTCTGCTCGGCGACCGCGGCCGCGGCGTCGGCCGCCGATTTCGCCTGGCGCGCACTGGAGTTCTTGTTGCCCTGATCGATCTGGGCGCGGCGTAGTCGATCCAGCACCTGCTGCTGGTTCTTCGACACCAGCGATAACAGCTGGGCCTGGTCGAGCGCGGTGGCCGGGGTGGACGCGGCCAGGTAGACGACCATCGAGTCCGCGGCCGGGCGGGTGTACGCCTGGGACGCGAACTGGTCGAAATTGCGCCGGGCCTGCCCGACCTGCGTTCCGGCGTCGGCCAATTGGCGTTGCGTGTCGGCCACGACGGCGGCGGCCGCGTCCGCGGCGTCGCGCGCGTCCTGCAGGTCGACCAGCGCCTTGTTCACCTCTTCGCGTTTGCGCGCGACCTCGCCGTCGAGCTGCTGCAACTGCTGGTCGACCGTGGCGACCTGATTGATCAGCGCGCCGACCTCGGTGACGCTCGCGTCGACTTGCGCTCCGGCGTCGGCGATCTGGCCGTCGCTCGGATTGGGCGGCGCGGGCGGCACGGCGACGGCGGGTCCGGCCAGCAGCACGGCGACGGACACCAGCAACCCCAGAGCGATCACCAGCGGCCGCCGATAGGCGACCTCGCCGTTGTTGCGCATCGCACCTCCCAAGGACCCGACTCCGGCAAACACCCCATGGGCATCACCGGAACCATCAAGCCCAGTGGTCGGCAGACACCCCTGACAACACTCTTTTCCCGCAAGCAAGCACTCGAACCGTACGACACTTCTGTCCCCAAAGGAACTTCAGCAACAGAATGACAAGCGCGTAATTTGTCCGTTGCCGGTTATTAGCCGGATGTGCACAAGGTTTCCGGCCGGAAAAACGTACCGGTCGTCAGGAAAAGTAGCTGGATAGAAACCAGCCATGTAGGGACAGGCCGAGGCCTACGCGGAGGGTGTCTTATCGCTGTCCACGGCGGCGGCGACCACCGGCGTTTCGGGCTCGGCACGCCGACGAGACTTCACGAAGTAGAGGCCGACGACGACCACGGCGGTACCGGCCAGCAACACACTGGAAATCGCGGTCCAGGAGATCGGTTCCGGCTGCTGCAGCTGATCGACGAACGCCCGGGCGGCCTCGGTGGAATGGGCACTGCCCTTGAACTTGGCCTTGTCCTCGGCCCACTCCAACCGGACCCGGCTGATCGAATCGCTGTAGGTGCCGGCGAAGTCGTCGCTCAGCACCACGACGGTGCCGTGCTGGGTCTTACCGAGTTCGGTGGCCAGGTCGCGCAGGCTCGAATCGCGGCCGGGGTTACCCGGCACCACCACGATGCTGAGCGGGATGCCGTTCGCTCTCGCCTCGGCGGCGACGGCCGCCAACCCCGACTGATCCTTGCCATCCACGGTGGCGACGTGATTGTCGGCCAGGTCGGCGTTGATGGTGGTGACGGTGTCCTCGGTGACGTTGGGCGGCAGTTCGGCGGCCATGGGCGAAAAAACCGAGGTGTGCGAGACGGTCATCTTCCATCCGGTCTGTCGAGCCGCATCGGCATCCGAGGCGACATGCATCCAACACTGCGGGGTGAGCGCAACACCCCCGGGCTGGCTCCGAAAGCACAGTACGCGACCGAGTGTCGCAGCACCCGCAGACGCCACGCGACGCGCCCCGCGCGTGTAGCGGCGGCCCGCGCGCGCTCCGGGTCACCCGACCCTGGCATGGTTCGCAGGCGGGTGGGCACACCTCCCTATAGGCAGGCCCGCGCGAACCGGACCCGTGCGCTTCACAGGACAAGCGTACTGTTAAGGTCATAGCGCAGAGGAACCCGGCGCTGCGGCGCTGGAATACCTGCAATGACACCGGAGCGACTGCTTGCAGGTCGCTCGAAAGGCCAGCCGCCGACACAGCCCCGTCGGCGGCCAACCCTCACAGATGAGTGGAGCTGACGTGACGACAAGTATCGATACTTTCGGCGCCAAGGGCACCCTCGAGGTCGGAAGCAACTCCTACGAGATCTTCCGTCTCTCGGCCGTGCCGGGCACCGAGAAACTCCCCTACGCACTCAAGGTCCTCGCGGAGAACCTGCTCCGTACCGAGGACGGCGCCAACATCACCGCCGATCACATTCGCGCCATTGCGAATTGGGATCCCGACGCCCAGCCCGACACCGAGATCCAGTTCACGCCCGCCCGCGTGATCATGCAGGACTTCACCGGTGTGCCCTGCATCGTCGACCTCGCCACCATGCGTGAGGCCGTCACCGCCCTCGGCGGCGATCCGAGCAAGGTCAACCCGCTCTCGCCCGCCGACATGGTCATCGACCACTCGGTCATCCTCGACGTGTTCGGCCGCGCCGACGCCCTCGAGCGCAACGTCGACCTGGAGTACCAGCGCAACGGCGAGCGCTACCAGTTCCTGCGCTGGGGCCAGGGCGCCTTCGACGACTTCAAGGTCGTCCCGCCCGGCGTCGGAATCGTGCACCAGGTGAACATCGAATACCTGGCGCCCACGGTCATGGTCCGCAACGGCCAGGCCTACCCCGACACCTGCGTCGGCACCGACTCGCACACCACCATGGTCAACGGCCTCGGCGTATTGGGCTGGGGCGTGGGCGGTATCGAGGCCGAGGCGGCCATGCTCGGCCAGCCGGTCTCCATGCTGATCCCGCGCGTCGTCGGCTTCAAGCTGACCGGTGAGATCCAGCCCGGCGTCACCGCCACCGACGTGGTGCTCACCGTCACCGACATGCTGCGCAAGCACGGTGTCGTCGGCAAGTTCGTCGAGTTCTACGGCAAGGGCGTCGCGGAGGTTCCGCTCGCGAACCGCGCCACCCTGGGCAACATGAGCCCCGAATTCGGTTCCACCGCAGCGATCTTCCCGATCGACGAGGAGACCATCAACTACCTGCGCCTCACCGGCCGCACCGACGAGCAGCTCGCGCTCGTCGAGGCGTACGCCAAGGAGCAGGGCCTGTGGCACGACGCGGACAACGAGCCCGGCTACTCGGAGTACCTGGAGCTGGACCTGAGCACCGTGGTGCCCTCGATCGCCGGCCCGAAGCGTCCCCAGGACCGAATCCTGCTGTCGGACTCCAAGACCGCGTTCCGCAAGGACATCCACAACTACACCAACGACGCGGAGTCCGGCCCGGCCGCGACCACCCCGCACACCCACCTGGACGAGGCCATCGAGGAGTCGTTCCCGGCGTCCGACCCGGCCGTGCTGTCCTTCGCCGACGACGACGCGGTGCTGATCCCGTCCGCCGCCAACGGCAACATCGGCCGCCCGTCCAAGCCGGTCAAGGTGTCCGACCCCGAGCGCGGCGACTTCGTGCTCGATCACGGCGCGGTCGTGGTCGCGGGTATCACCTCCTGCACCAACACCTCCAACCCGTCGGTCATGATCGGCGCGGCCCTGCTGGCCCGCAACGCGGTCGAGAAGGGCCTCGCGTCCAAGCCGTGGGTCAAGACCAACATGGCGCCGGGCTCGCAGGTCGTCTCCGACTACTATGAGAAGGCGGGCCTGTGGCCCTACCTGGAGAAGCTCGGCTTCTTCGTGGGCGGTTACGGCTGCACCACCTGCATCGGCAACACCGGCCCGCTGCCGGACGAGATCTCCAAGGCGATCAACGACAACGACCTCTCGGTCACCGCGGTGCTCTCCGGCAACCGTAACTTCGAGGGTCGCATCTCCCCCGACGTGAAGATGAACTACCTGGCCTCGCCGCCGCTGGTCATCGCCTACGCGCTCGCGGGAACGATGGACTTCGACTTCGAGTCCGACCCGCTCGGCCAGGACACCGACGGCAACGACGTGTTCCTGAAGGACATCTGGCCGTCCCCGCAGGAGATCGACGACACCATCAAGTCGGCGATCAGCCGGGACATGTTCACCAAGTCCTACGCCACCGTCTTCGAGGGCGACGAGCGCTGGAAGGGGCTGAGCACCCCCGAGGGCGACACCTTCGCGTGGGACGAGAGCTCGACCTACGTCCGCAAGGCGCCGTACTTCGACGGCATGCAGATGGAGCCGAGCCCGGTCGAGGACATCAAGGGCGCCCGCGTGCTCGCGCTGCTGGGCGACTCGGTCACCACCGACCACATCTCCCCGGCCGGCCCGATCAAGCCGGGCACCCCGGCGGCGCAGTACCTCGACTCGCACGGCGTGCAGCGCAAGGACTACAACTCGCTGGGCTCGCGGCGCGGTAACCACGAGGTGATGATCCGCGGCACGTTCGCCAACATCCGGCTGCGCAACCAACTGCTCGACGACGTCTCGGGTGGTTACACCCGCGACTTCACCCAGGACGGTGGCCCGCAGGCGTTCATCTACGACGCCTCGCAGAACTACCAGGCCGCGGGCATCCCGCTGGTCGTGCTGGGCGGCAAGGAGTACGGCTCGGGTTCCTCGCGCGACTGGGCCGCCAAGGGCACCTCGCTGCTCGGCGTGAAGGCCGTGATCACCGAGTCCTTCGAGCGCATCCACCGCTCCAACCTGATCGGCATGGGCGTCATCCCGCTGCAGTTCCCGGCCGGCGAGTCCGCCGCGTCGCTGAAGCTGGACGGCACCGAGACCTTCGACATCGAGGGCATCACCAAGCTGAACGAGGGTGCGACTCCGAAGACCTTGAAGGTGACCGCCACCAAGGAGAACGGCGAGAAGGTGAGCTTCGACGCGGTGGTCCGGATCGACACCCCCGGTGAGGCCGACTACTACCGCAACGGCGGCATCCTGCAGTACGTGTTGCGCAACATGATTCGCGGCTGATCTCGCATCTGCCGTACGTCGAGGATCCGCGCACCGCGTTTTCGCGGTGCGCGGACTTCTCACACCTCCTGGAGGAGCACGCCCGACATGCCCAAAGTCAGTGAAGATCATCTCGCCGCCCGGCGGAGCCAGATTCTCGACGGGGCGCGGCGCTGCTTTGCCGAATACGGGTACGAGGGCGCCACGGTGCGCCGCCTCGAGGAAGAGATCGGGCTGTCCCGGGGTGCCATCTTCCACCACTTCCGGGACAAGGACGCGCTGTTCCTCGCGCTCGCGCAGGAGGATGCCGAACGGATGGCCGACGTCGCGGCCAACCAGGGCATCGTCCAGGTCATGCGCGACATGCTCACCCACCCAGAGCAATTCAACTGGCTCGGCACCCGGCTGGAGATCGCCCGGCGGCTGCGCACCGACCCGGAGTTCCGCGCGGGCTGGACCCAGCGCTCGGCCGAACTCACCGCCGCCACCCTGGCTCGCCTGGAACGCCGCAAGGCGGCGGGCGCGCTGCGCGACGACGTCCCCACCGACGTGCTGCTCGGCTACCTCGACCTGGTGCTCGACGGCCTGATCGCGCGCATCGCCTCCGGCCACACCAACGAAAACCTCACCGCCGTACTGGATCTCGTCGAAGCCTCGGTGCGCCGCCGGGACTGAGGCCGTTCAGAAGTTGTCGTTGAGGTACTCGGCGGCGTGCGTCGTCCACAGCACATCGGTGCCCGGCATCTCGTGGCTCGAGTACAGCACGTGCTGCCCCTCCGGCCACGGCGTCAGATAGCCGATCACGCCGTGCACGGCCGTGGCGTAGCGGTTCAGGTTCGTCACCGGATCGTTCATCAACCAGGCCAGCAGTTCCGCGAAGATCAGCGGCCCGAAGTTGCCGATCCGCGCGCCCTCCAGGAACGAGAACGGCGAGATGCCGACGTCGATGATGCGCAGCGGCGAATCCGCGGGCGCGGCCGTGATGATGTCGCCGGGATTGGCGTACTCCCGGATCGCCACGCCCGCCGGCCAGAGGCCACGCTGACCGTGCAGGCCGAAGGTGTTCGCCGGGCACAGGTTCCCCACCGATTCGCCCGCCTTGCGCAGCGGGTTGGAGATGTTCACCGCGAACGCGATCTCCAGCGGCGAGCCGTTGGTGTTCTTGTACTTACCCGAGCGCACCCCTTCCAGGATGCGGCTGGCACAGATCCCGCCGAGCGAATAACTGAGCAGCCCACACACATTCGGCGAATCCTGGATCGCCTTGACGCCCGCCGCGGTGCCGAGTCGCACCGAGGTGTCCAGCGACGGGCCCCACAGATCCGGCGACGGACCGACCGAAGCGGGCCAGTCCGGTTCGAAGGCCGAGAACCGTGCCGTGTCCAGCAGTGCGGTGACGGCGTACAGCATGCCCGCGGGCGTTCCGTCCGGATTGCGCGGCTCACCGGTACCGCGCAGGGTGATGATGTCGATCATCAGTGATCTCCTTGCACACGCGCCGCGTCATCCGGCGCATAACCCCACGGTATGCCCGTTACGGAGCCGAAGGGCGAGTACCGGACTACCCGATTTCACCGAGCGAACCGGGCGCCCCGTACGCGGCCGCCGCCGGCCGATTCCCGGTATGGCGGCTCGCGTACGAGGCGGTACGCATCAGGCGGCGGGGCCGAGCGCGGCGGTCCACGCCGCAAGGCGCGCACGGGCGCGCGAGTTGCGCACCAGCGCAGCGGGTTTCGATTCATCGATACCGTCGTAGTAGCCGCCGTTGACGACCGTGGTGTGCGGATCGCTCAGGGTGGCGAGCAAGTCGGCCGCGGCGTCCAGCGGCGCGCTCGCGTGGCTCCGCAACTGCGGCATATCGATCTCGAAATCGGCCGGGCTCACACCGACAGCGGTCAGCCCGGCCGGACCGGTCTCGGCGAGCGAGCGGGTGAACATCGTCAGCGCCAGTTTGGACTGGGCGTACACCGCCAGCGGCGTGTAAATAGCGCGATTGCGATCGAGGTCCGAATAGTCGATATTGCCCGCCGAGTGCAGCCGCGACGACACGTTCACGATCCGGCCGTTCGCCGCCGCGACCGCCGCGGCCAGCGCCATGGTGAGCCGCTGCGGCGCGAGGTAGTTGACCTGCAAGGTCGACTCGTGTCCGGCGCGCGTGCGTCCGCGTCGTTGCGGGCCGGGCACGGCGGCGGCATTGACCACCGCGTCGAGCCTGCGCACCGTCGCGGCCAGCGTCCCGCCGAGTTCGTCGACCTCGGCCAGCTCGGTGAAATCCGCGTGCACCGCGCGCAGGCGGCCGGCGTCCGCGCCGGCGGCCACCAACCGCTGCACGGCGTCGTCGGCGAGTTCTTTGTCCTGCGCGTGCACAATCACGGCGGCACCATCGGCGGCCAGGCGCTTCGCCGTCGCATAACCGAGGCGTTCATCGACGCCGGTCACCAGCACGGTCCGGTCGCCGGACGAGAATTCGGGCACAGCTCTCCCATCGGGTGGTCGCGCGCGTCACGGTGCGACCGGCGACGCACGCGGGAACGACTCCGCGATCCGCGATCACGGAGAGAAACGCACGGCCAACCGTGCGCGGAACGCGACGCGGCCGAGGACGGCCGGCGCGCGGAAATCAGACCGCGGCCACCGAACTCGGCGGCTCGTCCTCACTGCCGAACCCGACCCGTTCCAAGGCGGACGGGAGCACCGGGTCGGCACACCAGGCAACCCCGAGGGGCAGCGCGCGCAGTGCGTGCGCACGGCCGGGAGTTGCGGTCATCGCTCGATCCAACCGACCCGCGCCGTTGCCGCACAAGGCATCCGGCGCCGATTTGACGATTCCCTAGCGATCCGCCGGGCAGCCGTGCGATCCAGCCGAGTTCGAGGTGGATCCGCGGGGCACGGGTGCCACGCCCGGCGTTCGGCGCACCTGATCACCTTTCGCCGACTCCGCGCCATCGACCGCAGAGACCGAGGTCAGCAGCGGCGCCGGTGTGACGAAGGCATCGGCCCGGTTCGGGAACAAGACCAACAGGTACGGTGCTGGTCCAGACATGACCTTCAGCATCCCGATCGTTGTGCGCGGCTACGAGCTCGATACGCAAGGCCACCTGAACCAGGCGGTCTATCTGCAGTACACCGAGCACGCGCGGTGGGAGATGCTGCGGGCCGCGGGCTTGCCGCAGGACAAGCTGATCGCGACGGGGGTGGGTCCGGTCGTGCTGGAGTCCACCATCAAGTACCTGCGGGAGCTGCGCGGCGGCGACGAAGTCACGGTCGATACCGATATCGAATACTCCGGCGGCAAGACCTTCACCTTCCGGCACGAGATCCGCAAACTCGACGGCACCGTCGCGGCCGAGGCGCGGGTGGTCGGCGGCCTGCTCGATTTGCGCGAACGCAAGCTGGTGGCCGGACCCGCCGAACGTTTCCGGGACCTCGCCGAGCGGCCCGACCTGCTCGGTCTGTGAAATCGCACGTGCGAATGCACAGCCGCCAATCCGGGGCTATGCGAGAGACACATTGCCATTCGGAAATAGCTCGTTGATTGCGCCGGAACTATTGGTGCCCTGCCGAAAAACTTTCGGCGCTAGTGCATCCGGGATCGTAATCCGGTTTGCCACCGGGGGTTAAATCTGCCGATCCGGACCGGTACCGGCCCTTCGCACGTTATGATCGGGCTCACGCTCGGGGGTCGTGGCAAATCGCGAGCAGATCGGAGAAATGGCTATGACCGACGCACTCCGCCTCCACGGAACCGCGCCGAAGAGTGATCGTGTGCCTCCGCTGCACGGGCTGTTGGTAGCGGAGTCGGAACGAGATATCAGCGTGCGCGTCGCCGAGGGAACGTGGACCTTCCGTCGGTCCGACGTGCTGCGCGTGCTCGATTCGGCAGTGCCCGAGGGGGTACGCGCCGAGCGCGGCGCCCGGCCGGTGCTGGTCGACATCCGGGTCGGCGCCACCGCGGATTTCACCCGTCGCCTGCGCATCGACGTGGTCGACCGCCCGATGACCATGCAGCAGGCCCCGTCCGCGGCGCTCGGCGACGAGCAGCTGCGCGAGCTCACCGAATCCTGGGCCGATCGGCTGAATCTGGTGGACCTGCCCGGCACCAACGGCGCCACCTTCACCTACTGCCAGACCAAGTCGCTCGCCACCAGTGACGACGGTATCAACTGCGACAGTCTCGACTGAGCGGCGCATTCATGGCGGGACGCCGGACGGGTTCAGTCCTCATCGTGTCCGAATCCGACGATCTGCACGCTACCGCCATGGCGGCGACGCTGCGAGAATTCCACGGGCTCAGCGCGATTCAGCTCGACCTGCGCGACTTTCCGCGTGAGTCGGGCAGTTTCCGGCTGGATCGCTACGGTACCGCCCGTTCGGTCTCCCACCTGATCGGCCTGGACGACGTCCGCTCGGTCTGGTGGCGCCGGCCGCATCCGACTCAGCCGCCCGCCGGAGTCCGCGTCTCCGACAACGACTTCCGGCAGGCCGAATGCGACGGATTCATCCAGGGTCTGCTCTGGTCCATACCGGCGCACTGGGTCAACGACCCGGGGGCGGACCGCACCGCCGCCCGCAAGATCGTCCAATTGGAGACAGCGCTGCGGGCCGGTTTCGCGGTGCCGGAGACGCTGATCACCAACGACCCGGACGAGGCCCGCAGCTTCGCCGAATCCCGGCCCGGCCCAGTCGTTTACAAGCGCACCGGGACCAGCCGCGCCGAGTTCGCGGAAACCAGGATCATCACCGAGCACGACTACGACAGACTGGCCGGCATCCGCGCGGCGCCGACCACCTTCCAGGACTACGTCGACGCCGAATGCGATCTGCGGGTGGTCTGGGTGGACGGCGTCGAGTGGACGGTGCGCATCGACTCCCAGGCGGGCGTCGGCCGGGTCGACTCCCGCCTGGACACCTCGGTCGATTTCGTGCCGGAGCATCTGCCCGCCTCGGTCAGCAAATCGCTCGCCACCCTGATGGGCGCGCTGGGATTGTCGTTCGGCGTCTTGGACATTCGGCTCGGCCTCGACGGCGAGTACTACTTCCTCGAGGTCAACCCGCAGGGACAGTTCGCATACCTGGAGATCAAGACCGGCCTGCCGATCTTCCGCAGCCTGGCCAATCTGCTCGTCGACGGGGACGGCGCCGTCGAGGGCTACTGACGCCGATACGTGTGCAGCACCACACCGGATTTCGGGAACGGTTCCGCGTCGACCAGGTGCAGTCGCTGTGCGGGGACCCCGTCGAACAGCCGCCGCCCCTCCCCGAGCAACACCGGAAACACCAGCAGCCGAAGCTCATCCACCGCGTCCTGGCGCAGGAACTCCTGCGCGGTGCGCACGCCGGCGAACACGATGATCGGCCGACCGTCCTCGCTCTTCAGCTCATCGATCTCCCCGGCGAGATTCCCGCCGATCCGGCGCGCGGGCTGCCAGGGCAGTGCGACCTGCGGGTCCGACGACAGCACGAGTTTCGGCAGACCGTTCACCAGCGGAGCCAGCATCGCGTCACCCGGTGTCGCCGGATTCTGTTGCGCGCCCGGCCAATACTGGGCCAGCAGCTCGTAGGACGCGCGCCCGTAGACCTGGGCGGCCACCCCGCGCAGCAGTCCGGCCAGATAGTCGTCCAGTGCCGAATCGTCGGCCTCGATCCAGTCGAGCGCCCCGTCCGGACCCGCCGCGTAGCCGTCCAGCGTCACCATTGTCTGCAGCATGATCGTCCGCACTGTCGAGGCTCCTGGTCGTGAGAGTTGTGCTTCGACAATGCAGACGGCGAGCCGCGCGGAAACTCACCGGTTCAGGCGAAATCCGTTCCGCCGAAACCGGTTCGAGCCGGCTGCGGTGCTACTGACTCTTGCGGCGGTTCGCGCCGCCACGGCTGCGGAGTTGCACGTGCGACTCCACCAGTACGTTGTGGATGAAGCCGTAGGAGCGACCGGTTGCTCGCGCCAGCGAGCGAATGCTCGCACCTGCCTCGTACTGCTTCTTCAACTGGGTCTGTAGGCGGTCACGGGACTTCCCCGTGACGCGGGTTCCCTTACCCAGGGTGGCTTTGACTTGTGCGGGCCTGTCGCTCATGGCTTCCTCCGAGTCGCCGAGCAGCGTCTTTCCAGGCTAAGCACTCGAGGGGCCGTGATCAACGGGTTCTTGTGATGAAACTCACGCGAGCTGAATCAATTCCAGATAATCCGCGGACCAGTGGTCCTCCGTACCGTCCGGTAGCAAGATCACCCGCTCCGGCGAGAGCGCCTCAGCGGCCCCCGGATCGTGTGTGACGAGCACGACCGCGCCGGCGTAAGTGCGCAGCGCATCCAGCACTTGTTCGCGCGAGACCGGGTCGAGGTTGTTGGTCGGCTCGTCCAGCAGCAACACGTTGGCAGCCGAGGACACCAGTCCGGCGAGTGCCAACCGCGTCTTCTCACCACCGGACAGGGTGCCCGCGGGCTGGTCCAACTGGGGACCGGTGAACATGAACGCGCCGAGCAGACCGCGCAGGTCCTGCTCCCCCGCGTCCGGCGCGGCATGCCGGATGTTCTCCCAGACCGTCGCGTTGTCGTCGAGGGTGTCGTGCTCCTGCGCGAAATACCCGACCTTCATGCCGTGGCCCGGCACCAGACTGCCCGCGGTGGGCTGTTCCACCCCGGCGAGCAGCCGCAGCAGCGTGGTCTTGCCCGCGCCGTTGAGCCCGAGCACCACCACCCGGCTGCCGCGATCGATCGCGAGATCCACCCCCGCGAAGATCTCCAGCGAGCCGTACATCTTGGTCAGGTTCTCCGCCATCAGCGGCGTTTTGCCGCAGGGCGCGGGCTCGGGGAACTTGATCCTGGCCACCTTGTCGGCGACGCGCACGTCGTCGAGTTCGGCCATCAACCGGTCGGCCCGCTTGGCCATGTTCTGTGCCGCAGTGGCTTTCGTGGCCTTGGCACCGAGCTTGGCGGCCTGCACCCGCAGCGCGCTCGCCTTCTTCTCGGCATTGGCGCGTTCGCGCCGGCGGCGCTGTTCGTCGGTGGCGCGCGCGTCCAGGTACTTCTGCCAGCCCATGTTGTAGACGTCGGCCTCGCCGCGCACCGCGTCGAGGAACCACACCTTGTTCACCACATCGCCGAGCAGTTCCACGTCGTGGCTGATCACGATGAGGCCACCGTCGTGGTTCTGCAGGAAACCGCG
This genomic stretch from Nocardia brasiliensis ATCC 700358 harbors:
- a CDS encoding NlpC/P60 family protein, coding for MRNNGEVAYRRPLVIALGLLVSVAVLLAGPAVAVPPAPPNPSDGQIADAGAQVDASVTEVGALINQVATVDQQLQQLDGEVARKREEVNKALVDLQDARDAADAAAAVVADTQRQLADAGTQVGQARRNFDQFASQAYTRPAADSMVVYLAASTPATALDQAQLLSLVSKNQQQVLDRLRRAQIDQGNKNSSARQAKSAADAAAAVAEQKKIDAEHAVAAAKNELDQQTVRRDDLLRQRQDAQGRLDFARQNVAGLQGQRDAYLAWDQQRKAEEAAVRAAAAAAAARAAADKDAQARAGQLNTEQRPHTQLGDAPPPKRSTPRPSYPSVTGSAAVETVVDRAMSQLGVIYSWGGGDANGPTLGIRDGGVADSFGDYNKVGFDCSGLMIYAFAGIGVSLPHYSGYQYNAGTRVPVAERARGDMLFWGPNGSEHVALYLGDGQMVEAPQSGEVVRVSPVREGGIMPYAVRIVS
- a CDS encoding DUF6676 family protein, with amino-acid sequence MTVSHTSVFSPMAAELPPNVTEDTVTTINADLADNHVATVDGKDQSGLAAVAAEARANGIPLSIVVVPGNPGRDSSLRDLATELGKTQHGTVVVLSDDFAGTYSDSISRVRLEWAEDKAKFKGSAHSTEAARAFVDQLQQPEPISWTAISSVLLAGTAVVVVGLYFVKSRRRAEPETPVVAAAVDSDKTPSA
- a CDS encoding aconitate hydratase, with the translated sequence MSGADVTTSIDTFGAKGTLEVGSNSYEIFRLSAVPGTEKLPYALKVLAENLLRTEDGANITADHIRAIANWDPDAQPDTEIQFTPARVIMQDFTGVPCIVDLATMREAVTALGGDPSKVNPLSPADMVIDHSVILDVFGRADALERNVDLEYQRNGERYQFLRWGQGAFDDFKVVPPGVGIVHQVNIEYLAPTVMVRNGQAYPDTCVGTDSHTTMVNGLGVLGWGVGGIEAEAAMLGQPVSMLIPRVVGFKLTGEIQPGVTATDVVLTVTDMLRKHGVVGKFVEFYGKGVAEVPLANRATLGNMSPEFGSTAAIFPIDEETINYLRLTGRTDEQLALVEAYAKEQGLWHDADNEPGYSEYLELDLSTVVPSIAGPKRPQDRILLSDSKTAFRKDIHNYTNDAESGPAATTPHTHLDEAIEESFPASDPAVLSFADDDAVLIPSAANGNIGRPSKPVKVSDPERGDFVLDHGAVVVAGITSCTNTSNPSVMIGAALLARNAVEKGLASKPWVKTNMAPGSQVVSDYYEKAGLWPYLEKLGFFVGGYGCTTCIGNTGPLPDEISKAINDNDLSVTAVLSGNRNFEGRISPDVKMNYLASPPLVIAYALAGTMDFDFESDPLGQDTDGNDVFLKDIWPSPQEIDDTIKSAISRDMFTKSYATVFEGDERWKGLSTPEGDTFAWDESSTYVRKAPYFDGMQMEPSPVEDIKGARVLALLGDSVTTDHISPAGPIKPGTPAAQYLDSHGVQRKDYNSLGSRRGNHEVMIRGTFANIRLRNQLLDDVSGGYTRDFTQDGGPQAFIYDASQNYQAAGIPLVVLGGKEYGSGSSRDWAAKGTSLLGVKAVITESFERIHRSNLIGMGVIPLQFPAGESAASLKLDGTETFDIEGITKLNEGATPKTLKVTATKENGEKVSFDAVVRIDTPGEADYYRNGGILQYVLRNMIRG
- a CDS encoding TetR/AcrR family transcriptional regulator, producing the protein MPKVSEDHLAARRSQILDGARRCFAEYGYEGATVRRLEEEIGLSRGAIFHHFRDKDALFLALAQEDAERMADVAANQGIVQVMRDMLTHPEQFNWLGTRLEIARRLRTDPEFRAGWTQRSAELTAATLARLERRKAAGALRDDVPTDVLLGYLDLVLDGLIARIASGHTNENLTAVLDLVEASVRRRD
- a CDS encoding SDR family NAD(P)-dependent oxidoreductase yields the protein MPEFSSGDRTVLVTGVDERLGYATAKRLAADGAAVIVHAQDKELADDAVQRLVAAGADAGRLRAVHADFTELAEVDELGGTLAATVRRLDAVVNAAAVPGPQRRGRTRAGHESTLQVNYLAPQRLTMALAAAVAAANGRIVNVSSRLHSAGNIDYSDLDRNRAIYTPLAVYAQSKLALTMFTRSLAETGPAGLTAVGVSPADFEIDMPQLRSHASAPLDAAADLLATLSDPHTTVVNGGYYDGIDESKPAALVRNSRARARLAAWTAALGPAA
- a CDS encoding acyl-CoA thioesterase, with translation MTFSIPIVVRGYELDTQGHLNQAVYLQYTEHARWEMLRAAGLPQDKLIATGVGPVVLESTIKYLRELRGGDEVTVDTDIEYSGGKTFTFRHEIRKLDGTVAAEARVVGGLLDLRERKLVAGPAERFRDLAERPDLLGL
- a CDS encoding dihydrofolate reductase family protein, whose product is MLQTMVTLDGYAAGPDGALDWIEADDSALDDYLAGLLRGVAAQVYGRASYELLAQYWPGAQQNPATPGDAMLAPLVNGLPKLVLSSDPQVALPWQPARRIGGNLAGEIDELKSEDGRPIIVFAGVRTAQEFLRQDAVDELRLLVFPVLLGEGRRLFDGVPAQRLHLVDAEPFPKSGVVLHTYRRQ
- a CDS encoding helix-turn-helix domain-containing protein, with the protein product MSDRPAQVKATLGKGTRVTGKSRDRLQTQLKKQYEAGASIRSLARATGRSYGFIHNVLVESHVQLRSRGGANRRKSQ